One Bos indicus isolate NIAB-ARS_2022 breed Sahiwal x Tharparkar chromosome 10, NIAB-ARS_B.indTharparkar_mat_pri_1.0, whole genome shotgun sequence DNA window includes the following coding sequences:
- the CAPN3 gene encoding calpain-3 isoform X3 has translation MHGNKQHLQKDFFLYNASKARSRTYINMREVSERFRLPPSEYVIVPSTYEPHQEGEFILRVFSEKRNLSEEVENTISVDRPVKKKKNKPIIFVSDRANSNKELGVDQETEEGKDNTSPDKQAKSPQLEPGNTDQESEEQRQFRNIFRQIAGDDMEICADELKNVLNRVVNKHKDLKTQGFTLESCRSMIALMDTDGSGRLNLQEFHHLWKKIKTWQKIFKHYDTDQSGTINSYEMRNAVKDAGFHLNNQLYDIITMRYADKYMNIDFDSFICCFVRLEGMFRAFNAFDKDGDGIIKLNVLEWLQLTMYA, from the exons ATGCACGGCAACAAGCAGCACCTGCAGAAGGACTTCTTCCTGTACAATGCCTCCAAGGCTAGGAGCAGAACCTACATCAACATGCGGGAGGTGTCTGAGCGCTTCCGCCTGCCTCCCAGCGAGTACGTCATTGTGCCCTCCACTTACGAGCCCCACCAGGAGGGCGAGTTCATCCTCCGGGTCTTCTCGGAAAAGAGGAACCTCTCTGA GGAAGTTGAGAATACAATCTCTGTGGATCGGCCAGTG aaaaagaaaaaaaacaag CCCATCATCTTTGTTTCAGACCGAGCAAACAGCAACAAGGAGCTGGGTGTGGACCAGGAAACAGAGGAGGGAAAAGACAACACAAGCCCTGATAAGCAAGCAAAATCCCCACAG CTAGAGCCTGGCAACACCGACCAGGAAAGTGAGGAACAGCGGCAATTCCGGAATATTTTCAGGCAGATAGCAGGCGAT GACATGGAGATCTGCGCAGATGAGCTCAAGAACGTCCTTAACAGAGTTGTGAACAAAC ATAAGGACCTGAAGACACAAGGCTTCACGCTGGAGTCCTGCCGTAGCATGATTGCTCTCATGGAC ACAGATGGCTCTGGGAGACTGAACCTGCAAGAGTTTCATCACCTCTGGAAGAAGATTAAGACGtggcag aaaattttcaaacactATGACACAGACCAATCTGGCACCATCAACAGCTACGAGATGCGCAATGCAGTCAAAGATGCAG GCTTCCACCTCAACAACCAGCTCTACGATATCATTACCATGCGCTATGCAGACAAGTACATGAATATTGACTTCGACAGTTTCATCTGCTGCTTTGTCAGGCTGGAGGGCATGTTCA GAGCTTTCAATGCATTTGACAAGGATGGGGACGGTATCATCAAACTCAATGTTCTCGAG TGGCTGCAGCTCACCATGTATGCCTGA